One Thermodesulfobacteriota bacterium genomic region harbors:
- the panB gene encoding 3-methyl-2-oxobutanoate hydroxymethyltransferase: MERKKLTPVDIQAMKREGRKITMLTAYDYPTALLVDRAGIDIILVGDSLGMTVLGYENTIPVTMEEMIHHTKAVTRGAKYALIIGDMPFMSYNTSEREAIFNAGRFMKEGKADAVKLEGGASVQEIVRAIVKAGIPVMGHIGLTPQTISMLGGFKVQGKDAQAAQKIIDDALSLEDAGAFSVLVEAIPAAITQKITERLKVPVIGIGAGVHCDGQVLVVHDMLGLFDRFTPKFAKRYVNLSEQMLKAFEAYREEVLTGKFPTDQHSFHIDEKELEKLKA; this comes from the coding sequence ATGGAACGAAAAAAGTTGACTCCTGTGGACATCCAGGCGATGAAGAGGGAGGGTCGGAAGATCACCATGCTCACGGCCTATGACTACCCCACAGCCCTCCTGGTCGATCGGGCCGGGATCGACATCATCCTGGTGGGCGACTCCCTCGGCATGACGGTTTTGGGCTATGAAAATACCATCCCCGTCACGATGGAGGAGATGATCCACCATACCAAAGCGGTCACCCGGGGCGCGAAATACGCCCTCATCATCGGCGATATGCCCTTCATGTCCTACAACACCTCCGAAAGAGAGGCCATCTTCAATGCGGGCCGTTTTATGAAGGAAGGCAAGGCCGACGCCGTCAAGCTGGAAGGGGGGGCGAGCGTCCAGGAGATCGTGAGGGCCATCGTGAAGGCCGGCATTCCTGTCATGGGCCACATCGGGTTGACGCCCCAGACCATCTCCATGCTCGGAGGGTTCAAGGTTCAGGGAAAGGATGCCCAGGCTGCCCAGAAGATCATCGACGACGCCCTCTCCCTCGAGGACGCCGGCGCCTTTTCGGTCCTGGTGGAGGCGATCCCCGCGGCCATCACTCAGAAGATCACCGAGCGGCTGAAGGTCCCTGTCATCGGAATCGGGGCAGGGGTTCACTGCGACGGTCAGGTCCTGGTCGTCCATGACATGCTCGGCCTCTTCGACCGCTTCACCCCCAAATTTGCCAAGCGATATGTCAACCTGAGCGAACAGATGCTCAAGGCCTTCGAGGCCTACCGGGAGGAAGTGCTGACAGGAAAGTTTCCGACCGACCAGCACAGCTTCCACATCGACGAAAAGGAGCTCGAGAAGCTGAAAGCCTGA
- a CDS encoding 2-dehydropantoate 2-reductase — MKTVVIGAVAMGSLFGGLLALKGEEVWLFDIWKEHIEAIRTQGLVIEERDKIQNIPVRATADLTAIGKADLVLYFVKTYHTEQAVKDSLVLEKEDTLFLTLQNGLGNEEVLCRFVDRKKVILGVTGQGATLIGPGRIRHAGWGKTYVGELDGTITERVIRIARTFQKAGIETEVSPRIHDLVWEKLFVNAGLNALAAITGLKNGQILDHPESLRILEALVSEAVEVARRKGIRIEGNPLERVKAVLEATRENRCSMGQDLDRKRRTEIDAINGALVREAERLGLSVPYNRMITDLIKVIEKQF; from the coding sequence ATGAAGACCGTCGTCATCGGCGCGGTCGCGATGGGAAGCCTCTTCGGTGGCCTTCTGGCCTTAAAAGGCGAAGAGGTATGGCTGTTCGATATCTGGAAAGAACACATCGAAGCCATCCGCACCCAGGGCCTCGTGATCGAAGAGAGGGACAAGATACAGAATATCCCTGTTCGGGCCACCGCCGATCTGACTGCCATAGGCAAGGCCGATCTCGTCCTCTACTTCGTTAAAACCTACCATACCGAACAGGCGGTCAAGGACTCCCTGGTCCTCGAGAAGGAGGATACGCTCTTTCTCACCCTCCAGAACGGCCTCGGAAACGAAGAGGTCCTCTGCCGATTCGTCGACCGAAAGAAGGTGATCCTGGGTGTGACGGGTCAGGGAGCGACGCTTATCGGACCCGGCAGGATCCGCCATGCGGGATGGGGCAAGACCTATGTGGGAGAGCTCGACGGGACGATCACGGAACGGGTCATCCGGATCGCCCGGACCTTCCAGAAGGCAGGGATCGAGACCGAGGTCTCTCCCCGCATCCACGACCTCGTCTGGGAGAAGCTCTTCGTCAATGCGGGGCTCAATGCCCTGGCCGCCATCACCGGGTTGAAGAACGGTCAGATCCTCGATCACCCCGAATCCCTGAGGATCCTGGAAGCCCTCGTCTCCGAAGCGGTAGAGGTCGCCCGAAGGAAGGGGATTCGGATCGAGGGAAACCCCCTGGAGCGGGTGAAGGCCGTTCTCGAGGCCACCCGGGAGAATCGCTGCTCCATGGGCCAGGACCTCGACCGGAAGCGCAGGACCGAGATCGACGCCATCAACGGTGCCCTGGTGAGGGAGGCCGAACGTCTCGGCCTATCGGTCCCCTACAACCGGATGATCACGGACCTGATCAAAGTGATCGAAAAACAATTTTAG
- a CDS encoding 2-oxoacid:acceptor oxidoreductase family protein yields MIEIRFHGRGGQGAVVASKVLAVAFFHEGFYVQSFPAFGVERRGAPVMAFLRVDRQPILLRTNIYRPDHLIVLDPTLIGAVDVTTGLKPDGWVVINSHQSPEFFHPFLKGYRVATVDATSIAIRNGLGTRTNPIVNTAILGAFARVTGLVGIDSVGLSIREETPGKKDENARAAREAYNEVRFEIGNSKSPVGMLDLP; encoded by the coding sequence ATGATCGAGATCCGTTTTCACGGCAGGGGGGGCCAGGGCGCGGTGGTGGCCTCCAAAGTCCTTGCGGTCGCCTTTTTCCACGAAGGGTTTTACGTCCAATCCTTTCCCGCCTTCGGGGTTGAGAGGAGAGGGGCCCCTGTGATGGCCTTTCTGAGGGTGGACCGCCAGCCCATCCTCCTGAGGACGAACATCTATCGGCCCGACCACCTCATCGTCTTGGATCCCACCCTCATCGGAGCGGTCGATGTGACCACCGGGCTGAAACCGGACGGGTGGGTCGTCATCAATTCCCATCAATCTCCCGAGTTCTTTCATCCCTTTTTGAAAGGCTATCGGGTCGCCACGGTCGATGCCACCTCCATCGCCATTCGGAACGGTCTGGGCACCCGGACCAATCCGATCGTCAATACGGCCATTTTAGGGGCCTTCGCAAGGGTGACGGGCCTGGTGGGGATAGATTCGGTCGGCCTCTCCATCCGGGAGGAAACCCCGGGAAAGAAGGACGAGAATGCGAGGGCGGCCCGGGAGGCCTATAACGAAGTCAGATTCGAGATTGGAAATTCCAAATCCCCCGTCGGGATGTTGGATTTGCCTTAA